Genomic window (Carassius carassius chromosome 36, fCarCar2.1, whole genome shotgun sequence):
tcgggggaaaagcatacaaactggtcctgggccaattgtgagctaatggatccaagcccaggggcgatagagggcatagggagaaccatagcgggcaatgcgtagtcatgttcgacgcgaataaatccactctcgcttctccgaaaatctgccataagaggttcaccgtttgggggtgtaacctccattccccttgctccagagtctgcctggatagcaaatccgctccaaagttcaaacgtccggggacatgaacagctgcacagggggcgagagcgtaatcctccctgatgattcagttatgacacaaccgctgtgttgtctgatctgagcagcacatgacggctgatcagcagattcgagaaatactggagagccagaaaaactgccagtaattccaacctgtttatgtgccaactgcgttgtgtcgctgtccacactccgtgggctgggggcccttgacaaacagctccccaaccggtcaaagacgcatccgtcgtgacagtctctcggaaagcacaaatccccagccgaaccctGGCTAGAagaaattcggttgacatccatagttttaacgtcatcacacacctccgtgtcaccgaaatcgtccgatgcggaagacaacagGGTGAAATATTTcgtcttttcgtccaccactgaacagggcgcatgtgaagtaatcccagacgaaTTACAGggaatgccgctgccattagacctaaagtctgaggcacaatctcactgtcactgtgcgaCCCACTTTGAAGCGCCGCACGCATGACGCAATTGACTGAGCACGCGGGaaagaaagctttgctgtcatcacgcgagagtccaagtctattcccagaaaggttatctgttgagagggaattaaaacacttttctggaaatttgtgtgtaagcccaggctgtttaaatgattcagcacaagatcccgatgagggtgtgcttgagtctgcgattgcgctaacaccagccaatcgtctaagtagttcaaaacgcgaacgccctggagcagcaactggaccagagctgcgtccatgcattttgaaaaagtacggggagccagagctaagaacacggtactgatacgctttgccctctaaagcgaatctgaggaacttcctgtgtctcttgatgatctgaatatgaaagtatgcatccttcagatcgatcatgacaaaccagtcgtttggttgaatctgagacaaaatagactttactgtcaacatcttgaatttgctcggcctgagtgcaagattcaaacggcgtaaatccagaatagGTCGCAACCCGCCatctttttttggtaccacaaaataacggctgtaaaaccctgactgcatctgagaggggtgtacttcttctatagcccctttgctcagcagagttgacatctcctgtcgcagcaccgctatttccatcggtttcACAACCATAGAAAGAATTCCGCAGAAAGGAGACAAGCCtcttcgaaactgaatggtgtatccgtgacaaattgtgcgtaacacccattgagaaatgtcgggcaagcgttcccacgcggtccgaaacaatattagcggtctcaagatttccgcttcctgcaacgctgtcatacgcgttaaaatgtccgggcacgaaaagcttgtggtgttcgtgcacaggggaagtgcatGCGTAAAAGtagttgcgtctcgttgtgtataatcctgaaacgtgccCACGGTAGGAATTAGGCCAACatattgaacatcgggctctacCGCTAGCAAaaaagcggcggctgtgtgagccatCATAAACGGGTCGTCTGTGCAAGACCCTTGAATcgtccctcgaattctgaaagctggattgcgcagagtgtctgagggaacgtttggcgtaacagctcaatccaatgctgctcgaggccctgtttgcggcgagacagtcagtgtttgagcatggggactgcattgagagtgttggatgcacaaaagcggtccaacagcgctctctagtggagggcacagtccctggcaagcagcaagaacatcaggagctgctattcggggcccgagaacgagaggcattagccgtcgaactcaggtttaaCCTCCTGCGCTGACGTTGGTGAGCCGGTGGAAAAACCTTAGGGCCCCAATCCTTACGAGGGGGTGCCATAGGTGAAGTCTCTTCCCGAGAGgcaactcgctggcggtgagagtaGGTCGATCGAGAATGCGCGGGCGGAGGGAGAGGGAcagtgtcggccgcgaagtcctcagaccccgaggccgagGTGGATAAAACGTCGTCATCATAGcgtccacaaccgaaggagatggcactacatgccatGTGGACTGAAAATCCTCATTAGAGAAGACGACAGCctcaataaaacttttattctgcaccagggtaggggagagcgagcgatgtggagaatatTCCAGCGCTGCGCTGTCCTCGAAAGCCATGtcgcacgtgtcaccccaagctatcgcctcgtgcggtgcctcaGCAGTCGCAGAAGTGACATGGTGGGGGTTCGACACGGGGGCGACATCAGAAAATACTTCCACCCTCGAGCGCAGTactctgagccgcaggccatcacaATGGGGAcaagaagaaaggccgctaagcgcagCCTGTGCGTGATGTAAACCCAGACATACTACGCACCTTTCATGAGAGTCTCCCTTcgtgatgtacctggtacacggcccCTTAGACCTTcgaaaactcatcgcgtccgcgaagaggagttagcACTGCTCGTAGAAAACCGCTGAAGAACCCGAGATgattcctagggcacagatgattcgcttccctgaaggaatgaaatctgagcgtaatagcgcgcggcacccagATAAATGATGCGTGCGCATGCGCaagggtggtgccaagcgctatttggccaataggattggcgagatggtatagggcttcagacattcgtcacaccgaggggtgttcccatagccagtgacgtcaccgcagcatcgaagtgacctatgaaagggaaatagACATTTTACTCATTACTTCaataaaaatgtgacatttagacttttttttcggCGTGGAACAAGGCAAATGAATGCTTTTCACCttgaaaatattaatgttttttacattttaaataattaaatagaaaatTGCTCAGTGATCGTCAATACAACAGAATGCCATTTTTCTCGgtttaatgaaaactaaaatagatCGTTATGGCAGAGCTTACAGCGATAGCGCGTAAAATATGTCAACATCCGGGTATTTCTCCACGGGAACGTGTTAACGCAAACGGGTAAGATTCACGTCTGAGGTTGTTAAACTGTGACATCTACACATTTTCCAAAGTGGACCAACGTGATTAGTTCACGTCTTGTCGTGATCATTGTTGGCTTTAAAGacttattaaaagtcttaattgttatgtatttcttaattcatggttccagggggttaatgttaaagctcttgtatgttcaattattctgggagcaagaacccccttaaggaaccataccgccaaagataaattgtgttcaataaactcaagtaaacttaccaaagtggttcctgtctgaaatgcaagtggaagtgtattgttgtttaaacacctttataacgatcgcgttagttgagctgtatgcgcaataTAATTTGGTTGAAAtgtaggcttaaatcaaacacattttaattcagattctgaatttatattatatatataaaaacggaaaacaaaaacaacgaaaaaaaCAACTGGCTGTCCCTTAGAGGGGTGACGTCTATGCCTGCTGCTCAGATATTCGCTGTATCGGATAAATttgtctctctcgctctgtaaattcaggcggcaaggaagtcgaccggaagttgaagtcggccgcgagctaccatcttgtagcagaacttcacttgcggtagcatcccattgactttgcattcgttttggcatcactttgacagcaaataactttacatctgaggcgtttaaagactccatttgtccattatttatttctaaagatacacgacaatgtataaagggctccattaccttttgtcacattatggccccgtagaaacagtttttgtaaaaaaaggctaacgattgcgtcataaccactcgactctctgtcgcacagtagaaaaaattaccgtacagacaggaggagaagctcgcaggcaattaacttaatatggcgtactggcgttacattttaaaatactatacaaaataattaatcagaatacttactcctgctcactcatgccaaagaactccccgctcaagctcgccgtctctgcaagattaacgatggcagtttgcacgcagacaggttgctgacgtcatcaagcttagtttgagtctgcgcttcagaaacggaagtgctaaaaatgggcttcacttgtatcaattgagttccaatggggtcgctgtgtccatttcttttactgtctatgtgtaAATTAGACGACGTGAAAAGGGGCCTATTTCATGATACGCcgatggagtagaccaaactaaacagggagggagggcaaaacactcatgcaaacaaaacacactccttATCGGCCGAGGCCACGCGATCTAATCACTCAttcatttgcgtagaaaagagatgtagtGGTATGATTtccatcatttaaaaatatatatatatttgtgtaccgggtggggcGACCCACATTGGCCAGCGGccaagtcccggtgctccagatggccagtccgcccctgacttATACACAGATGgatctaaagatcctgaaacaggacactgcagcagcagcaatatATGTTCCAAGGGTATAGAATAGCACAAAGAACATCTAATCTGTCattttatactacagaaatgattagcATATTTTTGCCTCTTCAGTGGGTTGAAGGCATTAATATACcttcatatgttcagactcattttcagtaaaCTATAAAGTTTAAAGAGTGGCAAATCTTAAACTAGACAAGGCATTTcgtcagtcattttacagagtttgttcagaatataaacaaaaacaaatatttattttgtatggatacctgcACATATAGAAATAGAAGGTAATGAAGTAGTGGATcagattaaaaacataaaaacgtcCAGACATAGAGTTTAATGCTCCAATgattaaattagaaataaaagggctaactaaataaacaaaaagatatGTGGCAAATTAAATGGGGTGGTGAGAATAAAGGAcgacatttatataatattcaaagaacagttggaaatgagaggataatttttgggaatagaaagGAAGACAGCATAatatctcgccatagaattggacgcattgcacttaatcaatcattattcataataaaacatgtctggactttgtgttaaatatgATTTTCCTGAAAGAGTGGAAcctgttttaataaaatgtaaaagatatgacaatgaaagattacaacttacagaagcacatattatagaaataaatcattatagaaataaatcagatctcacttCAGAAATTGCTAAATAAAGATGTgattatagaaatgtttcacagattaatTAAGTATCTCAAAGATACAGAGTTAATaaacaggatttaaaaaaaaatactacgaagttttttattattattattatgattattattataatttttttttttatccaaacagGTGTGCaaaacagatggcttttatgaccctcatctaTCAAATTTGTGGAGACAAGCCACACTGCATCCTCTCTAACGCCAATAAATGAATATTggggaaaaagaaaaatgtaacttTTACTATTATAGTaatgagagtgagtgagaaagtTTCATGAAATAGTTATGAAAACAAACTGTGAAATGTGGATCATATTATGTATTACACTTATACTTTTGACCTTTCATGCTAGTAACACAATATTATTTCTCATATCAAATTTTTTCGCTTATTGCTTTAATGCTTTAAAGAAGTGAGAATCCaaattttgtttgtaaaaaaaaaaaaattcttctttaCATAATTATCATATGTCTCTTATGAAGATAATGatcttttaaaacatttgtatttttacagtatatttttctGACTTTTTAGTGTGACAAGCTAAACTCAAGGTTAAACCCTTAACcccagaaacattttatttcataaagtgTCACATCAGAAtgtcacagacaaaaaaaatatcagGACACAAAGGATGCATTGTACGGAGAAAAAACAAGCTCTATATTCAGTGCAGTGTGTCTGATTGTAGATGGGAAGATCTGCTGGATTCAGTGCAGGAGGATGAAGGAGAGCAGAGAACAACAGAGGAACAGGAAGCTCTGAGAGACACTCTGAGCACCGTTACACAGATTCCCTGAACAATATGAGACACCCTGAACTTCATCAACTGATGCTGCTGCATCACAAATAGATTTAGAGGCACAGCCTTTTACAACCAGTGAGTGGCCACTGACAGTCCCTGATGAAAAGAATTAAAAGAGAGGTTAGTCTAAATTGGAAACTGGTAAATGTGAGCTGTATTAAAATCTCAATCATAAAAGAGATAAAATAACAACATGTTCTTTTCCAGATTCTCACCTGTTGCTTTAATGCAGTGCTCTTCATTCCCTAAACAGCTCAATTTGTTTAAGCAGCTCTGTCCATCACAGGAGTAACATGTCTTTCCATTGGGGGTGCTAGTGTTGGGATCTACAGAATTGAGAAAAAATATAACATGTAATGAAATAACACTCTATTAGCTGCTCCATTCAATCAATTTACAACTGAAAAGCTGCACTCTCTATTTTATTTCCTGATTGAATGTCCTCTGGAAGTAAAGTGAGTGTTGACTTTAAAGATAGTCATTTGCATTTGGTCAGTAAAGCACAATACCTGGAGCGTCTTGGACGTTACAGCCGTCTGTGTTACAGCACACTGAAGTTGACCTCATAATGCCAAGGCTCATGGATCAAGTCAACAGCACAGTGTTTAGActtaattttaaaatttgtgtcacctaaaacatgaattaacattttgaatcattttaaacgtcAAAATTTAGCATTTTTCTCATTTCAAATACTGATtcaattttaataaattgtattgttGGCACAA
Coding sequences:
- the LOC132116639 gene encoding urokinase plasminogen activator surface receptor-like; its protein translation is MSLGIMRSTSVCCNTDGCNVQDAPDPNTSTPNGKTCYSCDGQSCLNKLSCLGNEEHCIKATGTVSGHSLVVKGCASKSICDAAASVDEVQGVSYCSGNLCNGAQSVSQSFLFLCCSLLSFILLH